Genomic window (Rossellomorea aquimaris):
GGAGCAGGCCATTCCAGATCCTGAGTTTACGACTGTGAAATCACCGAACCCGGAAGATAAGGCTGCCTTTGAATATGCCATCCGTGACGGAAAGGAAATCGACGCAGATATCCTGATTGCGACAGATCCAGATGCAGACCGATTAGGTGTAGCCGTTAAAGGTGAATCAGGCGAGTATATTCTTCTCACAGGAAACCAGACAGGTGCGATTCTGCTGGATTATATTCTGGCACGTAAACAAGAAAAAAATATGATTCCTGAAAATGGACGAGTATTCAAAACCATCGTTACATCCGAATTAGGCCGTAAAGTGGCAGAACATTACGGAGCTTCAGTGGAAGATGTACTGACAGGCTTCAAATTCATCGGTGAAAAAATCAAGAAGTATGAAGAGACAGGTGAATACTCATTCTTATTTGGTTATGAAGAAAGCTACGGGTACTTAATCGGCGACTTCGCCCGCGATAAAGATGCGATTCAAGCCGTGCTGATGGCAGCAGAAGCCGCAGCTTTCTATAAGAAGCAAGGCAAAACCCTATATAATGTCCTGAATGATTTATTTGAACAACATGGCTTCTATCAAGAGGGATTAAAGAGTTTAACTCTTAAAGGAAAAGAAGGCGCTGAACAAATTCAGGGGATTCTGAAGGACTTCAGAAACGAGCCTTTGAAAGAAGTGGCAGGTATGCAGGTCGTTTCATCGGAAGATTATAAAGTAAGTAAGAAAGTCGATTTACAATCAGGGGAAGAATCTTCCATTCACCTTCCATCTTCCAATGTTTTAAAATACTATCTTGAAGACGGATCCTGGATTTGCTTACGCCCATCTGGAACCGAGCCGAAAATCAAGTTCTACTTCAGCGTGATCGGTGAGACACAAAGCGATAGCGATAATAAATTACATGCTCTGCAAGAAGCCATCATGGCGAAAGTGGAAACGATGGTAAGTTCGTCAGTAGGAGAGGCGTAAAGCCTTTACCGCAGTATTGCATTGGCTAATACAAAACAAGAGATGTGATGGCACATCTCTTGTTTTTTTGTATGGGATTGGAACATATGTTTTCAGTCAAAGGTCGTAGAACGTTTCATTCTTTTTGAGAATACCGGTTTTGTGTAAAATCTATATAATGGTAGTGAAGGATCGGAGAGGACGATGAAGATGAATCAAGAATCCCTTTCAAATATCGGGCTTTTAAAAGAGATAGCCGAATTGCTGAACAATGAAACAGAGCTTTCTTCCATGCTTTCAGGTGCAGTGAAGAAGTTGATCAGAGGAACAAGCTTCACGACTGGATGGATTTTCTTTATTGAAAAGGAAGGCAGGCACGAGCTTGTCTCCTATGAGAATCTCCCAAAGTCACTATCTGACCGGAAATGTGAACTGATGAAAGAGGGCGGCTGCTGGTGTGTCAATCGCTTTCGAAATGGGAAGCTGACGAAAGCATCCAATATCATCGAATGTCAGCGGATTGAGCAGGCCATCGAAGAAAACAGGGGTGATACGGATGAAATAACGTATCATGCAACCGTCCCTCTTCAGTCTGGAAATGAATCCTTTGGGTTATTGAATGTCGCAGCTCCGAATAAGACCCACTTTTCTACTGATGAACTGGCTCTTCTTGAATCGGTTGCCTTTCAAATCGGTTCGGCCATTAAGCGCATTATGCTGACTAAGAAGGAGCAGGAAGTCGCTCTTATCGGCGAAAGGAACCGATTGGCAAGAGATCTTCATGACTCTGTGAACCAACTGTTGTTTTCCCTTACGTTAACGGCAAGAGGCGGAGCGGAGATGACCAGGGAAGAGGAAGTAAAGGACACCTTCAAGACCATACAAAGTCTTGCCCAGGAAGCGCTATCGGAAATGCGTGCCCTCATCTGGCAATTAAGACCCCATGGTTTGGAAAACGGAGTGGTGGAAGCGGCTAAAGGATACGCAGACATGCTCGGTTTAACCCTTGAAATGAAAGTAGAGGGAGTCATTTCCCTTAGCTCTAAAATTGAAGAAGTATTGTGGCGTGTCAGTCAGGAAGCATTGAATAATTGTAAAAAACATTCGGGTGAAAATAACATATTCTATACATTAAAAAGTGAAGCACAATCGATTCGATTAACGATTGAAGATAGAGGATACGGATTTCAATATGACAGCAAACAGTCCCTGCCGTCAGTGGGGATCCAAGGTATGAGAGAGCGTGTGAAAAGCATTGGCGGGGAATTAACGATAGATAGTGGTCTTGGGAAAGGAACGACGATTTCAGTTCAAATACCGTATTAGGAGGTGTCATGCATGATCAGAGTGTTAATAGCCGATGACCATCACGTCGTACGAAGAGGTCTCGTCTTCTTTTTAAAAACACAAAAGGACCTGGATATCGTGGGGGAAGCAAAAAATGGGGCAGAAGCCGTCCGGTTAGCTGAAACACTTGAACCCGATATCATCTTGATGGATTTAATGATGCCGGTCATGGACGGCATTCAGGCAACAAAGGAAATAAAGAAGAATCATCCCGCCATTCAAATTCTGATGCTCACCAGCTTCTCTGACCAAAATCACGTCATTCCTGCCATTGAAGCAGGAGCAGCCGGGTACCAATTGAAGGATATTGAACCAGATGAATTAGTGAATAGCATCAGAAAGCTTTTATCCGGAGAAAATTCTCTTCATCCTAAGGCAACCAACCATTTACTTACCCGGATCTCCAGAAAAGAGCCACCCCACAAAATCCATGAACTTACCAAACGGGAGAAGGATGTTTTGATTGAACTTACGAAGGGGAAGAGTAATAAAGAGATTGCTTCCAGTCTCTATATCACGGAAAAAACCGTCAAGACTCATATCTCAAACATTTTTTCCAAGCTGGAAGTAACTGATCGAACCCAAGCGGCTTTGTATGCCGTTAAACATCAATTGACATCAAACTAAACCGGAAAGGATTTTTAGAACATGAGTATTGTAATTATTAACGGAAGTCCAAGAAAGCGCGGGCGTACTGGAATTGCATCACGATTCATTGCCCGGACGTATGACTGTCACCTTATTGACTTGAGTGATGGATCATTGCCACTGTACAACGGAGAGCAGGATCAATCAGAGCTTGAAACCGTTCAATCACTTAAACAAAAAGTGAAGGAAGCAGACGCCGTCAT
Coding sequences:
- a CDS encoding phospho-sugar mutase, encoding MSWKTSWEKWSDYLHLDEEINELLGAMKDDEKTLEDAFYKNLEFGTGGMRGEIGPGTNRMNIYTVRKASEGLARYIEEQGEEAKNRGVVIAYDSRYKSPEFAMESAKTLATHGIQTYVFDELKPTPELSFALRQLKAFSGIVVTASHNPPEYNGYKVYGEDGAQLPPHVADAVIDKVNEVENELEIEVKSEEELKSSGLIKMIGEEIDQSYLEHLISISEKPQIAKEVDLKIVFSPLHGTALKTAEKGLKALGYEAVHIVKEQAIPDPEFTTVKSPNPEDKAAFEYAIRDGKEIDADILIATDPDADRLGVAVKGESGEYILLTGNQTGAILLDYILARKQEKNMIPENGRVFKTIVTSELGRKVAEHYGASVEDVLTGFKFIGEKIKKYEETGEYSFLFGYEESYGYLIGDFARDKDAIQAVLMAAEAAAFYKKQGKTLYNVLNDLFEQHGFYQEGLKSLTLKGKEGAEQIQGILKDFRNEPLKEVAGMQVVSSEDYKVSKKVDLQSGEESSIHLPSSNVLKYYLEDGSWICLRPSGTEPKIKFYFSVIGETQSDSDNKLHALQEAIMAKVETMVSSSVGEA
- a CDS encoding GAF domain-containing sensor histidine kinase, yielding MKMNQESLSNIGLLKEIAELLNNETELSSMLSGAVKKLIRGTSFTTGWIFFIEKEGRHELVSYENLPKSLSDRKCELMKEGGCWCVNRFRNGKLTKASNIIECQRIEQAIEENRGDTDEITYHATVPLQSGNESFGLLNVAAPNKTHFSTDELALLESVAFQIGSAIKRIMLTKKEQEVALIGERNRLARDLHDSVNQLLFSLTLTARGGAEMTREEEVKDTFKTIQSLAQEALSEMRALIWQLRPHGLENGVVEAAKGYADMLGLTLEMKVEGVISLSSKIEEVLWRVSQEALNNCKKHSGENNIFYTLKSEAQSIRLTIEDRGYGFQYDSKQSLPSVGIQGMRERVKSIGGELTIDSGLGKGTTISVQIPY
- a CDS encoding response regulator transcription factor; amino-acid sequence: MIRVLIADDHHVVRRGLVFFLKTQKDLDIVGEAKNGAEAVRLAETLEPDIILMDLMMPVMDGIQATKEIKKNHPAIQILMLTSFSDQNHVIPAIEAGAAGYQLKDIEPDELVNSIRKLLSGENSLHPKATNHLLTRISRKEPPHKIHELTKREKDVLIELTKGKSNKEIASSLYITEKTVKTHISNIFSKLEVTDRTQAALYAVKHQLTSN